From the Methanobacteriales archaeon HGW-Methanobacteriales-1 genome, the window AACTAGGTTAATTTTGAATTAGAGTCTATTAAAATCCAGAAAATAATATTTTCAAATATTTTTTTCAAAAGTTCCAACACCCCTAAACTTTACAACCCCGATTAAATTTAATGGTGAAAATAAACTAGTGTAATTATATTAAGGATACTTTATAAGATTTTAGTTGAGTAATCATAACAAAACAATAACTAAAAATAATAGGGACTTCACATATCAAACATTCGACATATTATAGATATTAAAACCTGGAATCATCCTATTACTTCATATTTTAATCAGATAATAAATAAATTCAAAATTATAATTGGGAAGTAGCTAAATGTCATCTTATAAAAAACACGCCATTTTTGCCCTTATATTGACTTTACCTTTTTTTCCCAATGTTTTTTCTCTGGCTCTGGCCTTAATTGCAGCATCATTTCCGGACTTTGATCACAAAGTTAAAAAGAAAAATATTACTCTACTGTTTATTATAGGGACCATACTCACTATAATTTTATATATTTTTAAATTACCTTACTTGGTAGGCATAATTTTAATTACACTCGCCCTAATATTTTATTTATCAGAACACCGCGGATTTACTCATTCTTTATTGGGAATAGTTTTACTTTCGATTATTTTAACGGTATTAGTTATTTCATCTTACTTTTTCTTTTTTGGCCTGGGAATCAATGAACAAGGTACTCTAGCAGTAATTTTAATATTATTGGGATCATTATCGATTAATAGGAATATAATGCTTCCTTTTATATTTATCGGAGTTTTAGGCGTTTTATTAACTCCATTTCCTCACCCAAATCTGTATAATGTCATGGGTGCTTTTTTCTTGGGATTTATCAGCCATATTATTTTAGATTCTTATACTCCGCATGGTGTAGAGTTTTTCCGACCTTTCTATTCAAAAAGGCTTAAAAAAGGTTTTGGAATTTCTTTAATTATTTTATGGATTCTAGGAGCTTCTTATTATGTGTTTAACTTTATTTTATGAATTGCTTTTTATTTATTTCTAAAATAAGAACTTTATTTTTAATATGCATTTATAATTTTAGATTATACTTTTATTTGATTCAAATAGGGCATTTATTAATTGGTGAAATTGAATTTATAATCTATAAAAATTTAATATAGAAACATTTATATTATCATAAATAATCATGTTAATTATCTATATATGTCATTCATATTTATCATGGTGAAGAAATGAATCATCAATTTATTGACGGTAATTAGAAACTTAGGAGTTAACTCAAGATGTTTATCACTAGAATTTTCTATGGAATAGCTTATTTCGTTGTTTTAATCTATGAAATAATTAAAGCCATATTGGATGTCACCTTAAGAACAGTTAATGGTGATGTAGAACCAGTAATTATGGAAATTGAAACTGTATTGGAGAGACCAATTTCTCAAACTATTCTGGCTAACAGCATTACACTTACTCCCGGAACTTTATCTATTGATCTTGATTCTGAAAAAAGAATATTAAAAGTTGCTACTATTGTTAAAAGAGATAAAGAAGCAGTAATTCCTTTTGAACCATATATAAAAGGAATGCTAGAGTAAATTCATGATTAAATTATAATGATAATAATTTAAATTTAATAATGATCTGGATTTTTAATTAAATACTTATCATCAATAAATTTCATAAAATTTTACTTATTGGGTTACAAAAAATCAAAAAAACAGCATAATGATTGAAATATTAACAACTAATAAATGACCCAAGCATAACCTGAGAATTTAAATTCTAATAAATCACAGTGAATTTATTTAAAGCTTTTTAAAAATGCTTTAATTGATCTTAAATTAATTAAATATTAACAATATTTTAAAAAATTAATAGCGATAATCAAGCTGCAGGAAAGGGATGTTTAATGGACATATTATTGATTTCGGAATATATTCTTATGGCTTCTCTGGCCATTTTTGCTATTGCTTCAGTTAGGATTGCTACCAGAAAGACCACAGGAATGGGTCTGGTGGGAGTATCTGGCTTGAGCATAGCTGTGGCTACACTTTTAATATTGATTCAAGACATTTACGGCATAGCATTTTGTAAAGATATTGCCTATGCGTTGGTTGTATTAGGCCCAGTTGGAACTATTGCCTTTGCCAGGGTTTTGAGGGGATGATGGAATGTTGGACGCACTTACACTTATCAGATCAGCAATTTTTATCATTGCATCTATTTTAGTACTCTTAACTGCAATTGGTATCTTAAGATTTAAGGATGACTTGGATAGGGTCGTTTATGCTAGAATACATATTCTCGGATTGGCAGATATGGGCTGTATCATAGCTCTCTTTGCTCTTTTTGATCCTCTTTTAGGTGCTACTTACTTTATATTATCACCTTTTGCAGCACATGCTATTGCTAATGCCTACTATTATGGAGAGGAAACCCATGATTGAATATATTTTAATGATAGTAGCTGTTTTAGGAGCATTACTGGCTTTAATGCAGAAAGATCTCTTAAAAGCAGCTATTTTAACCGGAATACCTGGTGCAGCTATAGCTTTCCTTTACCAATTTTTACTGGCTCCTGATGTAGCGCTTACCCAGGCTATTGTTGGTTCTGCGATAATTCCAGTATTTTTTGCTTTAGCAGCTTACAAAACCAGGAGAATGGAGGAATAATATGATTATTGACGCTCAACTCGCATCGTTTTTCACTGCAGTAGCACTGATAATACTGGGACTGTATGCTGCGCTGTTTCTGGATAATTTAATTAAGAAAATAATTGGTCTGGCATTTATTGGTGATGGAGCAAATCTGTTCTTAATTACCATGGGTTATAAACCCGGTGGAATAGTCTATATTTTCTTACAAGGAATGGCAAGAGATTGGTTCGCCCAAAATGCTGCTTATCCATTACCTTTTGCTCTAGTACTGACCAGCATTGTTATTGGAGCCAGTACCTTAGCAGTGATGTTAGGAATTGTTATAATGCTTTATAAAAAACATGGCACTTTAAGTGCTTCAAAAGTGTTGAAAGAGTGAATGGGAGGCAGGAGACTAAAATGATGACTTTAAAAATTTTAAACTCACTTTTAAATTCAAATGATGCCCAGCATTCATATGAATCTTCAAAATTCTTATTGAAAACTGAATTATCACAATATGGAACACAGGTTGAAACATTGGGGGATGATATATAATGAACCCTCTTATTCCGATAATGGTTATATTGCCCATTGCATGTGCTTTGCTTTTGAATTTATTCCATGGTAAAGATAAAACTATTAAAACACTGGCTATTTTAGTGGGTGTAGTTCTACCAATCATTCCTTTGGTGGCCAGCTATGGACTTCATTATTTTGGAGGTTATGCTCCATTAATTGATGATCCTACAATAGCTCAGGGCCTACCTGCTTCTATAACCAATACTGCTTTGAATTTATTCCACCCGGCAATTACTTATTCCTTTGCCAGTGCACAGCAGTTATTTATATTTATACTGGGAATTGTAGCATTTTTTGCTATTTTCACTTCTTTAAGTGAAACAAAAAGGGTTTCTGGAGTTTACACATTCCTCATGTTCATGGGAACAGCTTCCGTAACTGCTATTCTATTATCTGACGATATATTCAACCTTTATGTATTTTTTGAAATTGCGGCCTTAGCCCAGGTAGGAATTATTCTATGCTCTGGTATTGAGAGAAATTATGAAACTGCCTTAAAATACATGATTTTAGGAAGTATTGCTGCTCCAATGCTTTTATTGGGTATTGCAATCCTTTTAGGATTAACTGGTAATGTAAATATCACGGATATAATTTATAGCATAAACAACGGTCTGGTAAATCCTCAAAATCCATTAATGTTCATGGCTTGTGGATTAATATTATTTGGATGGCTATATGGATCTGGTCTGCCACCGTTCCATACCATAAAATCGGCGGTTTACAGTAAAGCGCTTCCACATGGTGCAGCATTACTTCAAGCATTTTCCGTATTTACTTTCGTAGCATTAGGAATTATCATTATTAGAATCTTCTCTTACTTGCCCCTAACCCAGTGGGCCATAATATTCTTCTCATTACTGGCCATGGTGTTGGGAATTACTATGGCACTTATGCAGACTGATTTCAAACGTATCATCGGATTTTTGGCTGTGGGGGAGCTCGGATATATTGGTTTAGGTCTGGGTATGGGAACTGCATTTGGTATAACTGCTGGTCTTTTCCAGGCAGTAAATGAGGCCATTATAACCGCCTTCCTTTTCATTGGATTTGGAACAATTCTTTACAAAACAGGAATCAGTGACACCAATAAATTAGGTGGCCTATTGGCTGAAAATCCATGGGTGGCGGGATTAGTGTTAATCGCTGGTTTTGCTATGGCGGGAGTTCCACCATTCAACGCTTTCCAAAGTAAACTTCAGCTCGTTCAAGCATCAATAAGTGCAGGATTGCCTGAATTGGGTATATTAATGGTTTTATTGAGTATAATAACTTTCATGACTTTTGTTAAAGTATTTTATACTATTTATTTAAGGCCACGCCCTAAAGATCTGGAAATCATAAATGAAAAAATACCAAGGGCTACCATCATTTCCCTGGTGGCATTTTTGGTTATTTGTCTGGTATTAGGACTTTTCCCACACTTAGCCACAGATAATCTGGCACAACTTGCTCAGGGGCTGGTATAATGAAGGAATATGTTGGAAGAAAAGAATTTAATAATCTTAAATTAGAATTAGAGCTTTTAGAGTCGGAACTATTAAAAAGCTTGAAACAGCCAACCCCTTCTATTGATGGTTTAACAAAAACCTACAATTTAATTGAAAATAGGTCGTTTAGGGGGATTTTATGAATCTTTATGATCTAATAATTGGTAAGATACAACAAATTCAAGATAAAGCTAAAGAAGAGGAACCAGTTACAAATATGTCTGCTTCAGCTGTTCTAGCTGCTGAAATAACATTGATATCATCTGTTATTATTGCAGCTATTATGCTAAGAAAAATAAGTGATGTTTTGATGGTGGTTGTTGTGCTGGCTCTTTTCTTCATTATGGTGACGGCCATGCCTATTATTCCTCGCCTTAAGAGAGAACAGAATGATTCAATTGATAGCATGACTTTTTATGTCATTTTGACACTGGCTGTGCTCATAACATTATTCTACTGGGGGACAACTCATGTCTGAAGGTATAAGAAATTTGATAGCCTCTATTGCATTGGCATTATTCGGTATAACTTTATTAGAATCCATGGTTGGTTTTAAAGAGGCTCTAAATC encodes:
- a CDS encoding metal-dependent hydrolase, with amino-acid sequence MSSYKKHAIFALILTLPFFPNVFSLALALIAASFPDFDHKVKKKNITLLFIIGTILTIILYIFKLPYLVGIILITLALIFYLSEHRGFTHSLLGIVLLSIILTVLVISSYFFFFGLGINEQGTLAVILILLGSLSINRNIMLPFIFIGVLGVLLTPFPHPNLYNVMGAFFLGFISHIILDSYTPHGVEFFRPFYSKRLKKGFGISLIILWILGASYYVFNFIL
- a CDS encoding cation:proton antiporter (subunit E of antiporter complex involved in resistance to high concentrations of Na+, K+, Li+ and/or alkali), which encodes MFITRIFYGIAYFVVLIYEIIKAILDVTLRTVNGDVEPVIMEIETVLERPISQTILANSITLTPGTLSIDLDSEKRILKVATIVKRDKEAVIPFEPYIKGMLE
- a CDS encoding energy-converting hydrogenase B subunit G, EhbG, with the translated sequence MNLYDLIIGKIQQIQDKAKEEEPVTNMSASAVLAAEITLISSVIIAAIMLRKISDVLMVVVVLALFFIMVTAMPIIPRLKREQNDSIDSMTFYVILTLAVLITLFYWGTTHV
- a CDS encoding cation:proton antiporter (subunit G of antiporter complex involved in resistance to high concentrations of Na+, K+, Li+ and/or alkali), whose product is MLDALTLIRSAIFIIASILVLLTAIGILRFKDDLDRVVYARIHILGLADMGCIIALFALFDPLLGATYFILSPFAAHAIANAYYYGEETHD
- a CDS encoding hydrogenase; this encodes MNPLIPIMVILPIACALLLNLFHGKDKTIKTLAILVGVVLPIIPLVASYGLHYFGGYAPLIDDPTIAQGLPASITNTALNLFHPAITYSFASAQQLFIFILGIVAFFAIFTSLSETKRVSGVYTFLMFMGTASVTAILLSDDIFNLYVFFEIAALAQVGIILCSGIERNYETALKYMILGSIAAPMLLLGIAILLGLTGNVNITDIIYSINNGLVNPQNPLMFMACGLILFGWLYGSGLPPFHTIKSAVYSKALPHGAALLQAFSVFTFVALGIIIIRIFSYLPLTQWAIIFFSLLAMVLGITMALMQTDFKRIIGFLAVGELGYIGLGLGMGTAFGITAGLFQAVNEAIITAFLFIGFGTILYKTGISDTNKLGGLLAENPWVAGLVLIAGFAMAGVPPFNAFQSKLQLVQASISAGLPELGILMVLLSIITFMTFVKVFYTIYLRPRPKDLEIINEKIPRATIISLVAFLVICLVLGLFPHLATDNLAQLAQGLV